One part of the Microbacterium saperdae genome encodes these proteins:
- a CDS encoding alpha-galactosidase, translating to MTSSIKLHDAQKVARSGLAHLRDGGVSVLFTVDAFGVPAIAHWGVELRDADVPGILATAGPAVMNSSFDISRTFSITAGRAHGWSGTPAIEAHAGDRILDGFTPVGGESDDTHARFVLRDASATIELALSYRINAAGVLHSSVSVSHIGDAPRVDVMAARTLLPLPSRATEILDFTGRWTKERLPQRASINDGTWLRSSRRGRPGHDSSFLTLVGTEGFRFRAGEVWAAHVAWSGNQEMLVERLPEGAGVHRSILGGGELVDTGEIALQPGETYTSPEVVSTWSDAGIDGITARLHSSMRARPNHPQTPRPLLLNTWEAVYFDHDLETLTRLATTAAEVGVERFVLDDGWFRGRRDDHAGLGDWWVDPDVWPQGLAPLSERVHALGMQFGLWFEPEMVNPDSELAREHPEWFLQEAPSLAWRHQFVLDLSRDDVVAHLLDRLDRVITESGVDFVKWDHNRDLHAAIGAGGARRVHAHTLGLYRLLDELRRRHPRLEIESCASGGARTDLGVLARTDRVWASDCNDPIERQQIQRWTQTLLPPELIGAHIGPGESHTTHRHADFSFRAITALFGHAGLEWDLTTATDEERAAITRWTALYRELRGLIHTGVTVRGDDVDHGALLHGVVGPDRHEALFAWVRTETSGVANTPRVPIPGLDPVATYRVRVREEVGSASRHQVADPAWMSGDLTVTGAVLAQGLPLPLLNPGNALLLHLTAVED from the coding sequence ATGACGTCAAGTATCAAACTTCACGATGCTCAGAAAGTCGCCCGCAGCGGCCTCGCGCATCTTCGCGACGGCGGCGTGAGCGTCCTGTTCACCGTCGACGCCTTCGGAGTACCCGCGATCGCCCACTGGGGCGTGGAGCTGCGGGACGCCGATGTCCCCGGGATCCTCGCCACAGCCGGCCCCGCGGTGATGAACAGCTCCTTCGACATATCCCGCACCTTCTCGATCACCGCGGGTCGCGCCCACGGCTGGTCGGGCACGCCGGCGATCGAGGCGCACGCCGGGGACCGCATCCTCGACGGCTTCACCCCGGTCGGCGGAGAGAGCGATGACACGCACGCGCGCTTCGTGCTGCGCGATGCCTCCGCCACGATCGAGCTCGCGCTCTCCTATCGGATCAATGCCGCCGGCGTGCTGCACTCCTCGGTCTCGGTCTCGCACATCGGCGACGCCCCGCGCGTGGATGTGATGGCCGCCCGGACACTGCTGCCCCTGCCGAGTCGGGCCACGGAGATCCTCGACTTCACCGGGCGATGGACGAAGGAGCGCCTCCCCCAGCGCGCCTCGATCAACGACGGGACCTGGTTGCGCTCCTCGCGCCGCGGTCGCCCGGGTCACGACTCCTCATTCCTCACGCTCGTGGGCACGGAGGGCTTTCGTTTTCGCGCCGGAGAAGTCTGGGCGGCGCACGTCGCCTGGAGCGGCAACCAGGAGATGCTCGTCGAGCGCCTCCCGGAAGGAGCAGGGGTCCATCGCTCGATCCTCGGCGGCGGCGAGCTGGTCGACACGGGAGAGATCGCACTGCAGCCGGGCGAGACGTACACCTCGCCCGAGGTCGTGTCCACCTGGAGCGACGCCGGGATCGACGGGATCACCGCACGACTGCACTCCTCGATGCGCGCCCGGCCGAATCATCCGCAGACTCCCCGCCCGCTGTTGCTGAACACGTGGGAGGCGGTGTACTTCGACCACGACCTCGAGACCCTCACCCGGCTCGCGACGACGGCGGCCGAGGTGGGTGTGGAACGGTTCGTCCTCGACGACGGCTGGTTCCGCGGACGCCGCGACGACCATGCCGGGCTCGGCGACTGGTGGGTCGACCCCGACGTCTGGCCACAGGGGCTCGCACCGCTGTCGGAGCGCGTGCACGCGCTCGGCATGCAGTTCGGGTTGTGGTTCGAGCCCGAGATGGTGAACCCCGACTCCGAACTGGCGCGAGAGCACCCGGAGTGGTTCCTGCAGGAAGCTCCGTCGCTCGCCTGGAGGCACCAGTTCGTGCTCGATCTGTCGCGTGATGACGTGGTGGCCCATCTGCTCGACCGGCTCGACCGCGTGATCACCGAGAGCGGTGTGGACTTCGTCAAGTGGGATCACAACCGCGATCTGCACGCCGCCATCGGCGCGGGCGGTGCGCGACGGGTTCATGCGCACACTCTCGGCCTCTACCGTCTGCTCGACGAGTTGCGCCGACGGCACCCGCGTCTCGAGATCGAATCGTGTGCGAGCGGAGGTGCCCGCACCGATCTGGGCGTCCTCGCCCGCACGGATCGCGTCTGGGCATCCGACTGCAACGACCCGATCGAACGTCAGCAGATCCAGCGGTGGACGCAGACGCTGTTGCCGCCCGAGCTCATCGGTGCACACATCGGTCCGGGCGAATCGCACACCACGCATCGCCACGCGGACTTCTCGTTCCGCGCGATCACGGCGCTGTTCGGCCATGCCGGTCTCGAATGGGATCTGACGACAGCGACGGACGAGGAGCGCGCAGCGATCACGCGATGGACCGCGCTCTACCGCGAGCTGCGCGGCCTGATCCATACGGGCGTCACGGTGCGCGGCGACGACGTCGATCACGGCGCGCTGCTGCACGGCGTGGTGGGCCCAGACCGCCACGAAGCCCTGTTCGCCTGGGTGCGCACCGAGACCAGCGGCGTGGCGAACACCCCTCGCGTCCCGATCCCCGGACTCGATCCCGTGGCCACGTACCGGGTCCGGGTGCGAGAAGAGGTCGGTTCGGCCAGCCGTCACCAGGTGGCGGATCCCGCCTGGATGTCCGGCGACCTCACCGTCACGGGCGCGGTGCTCGCGCAGGGGCTCCCGCTGCCGCTCCTGAATCCCGGCAACGCACTGCTGCTGCACCTGACGGCTGTCGAGGACTAG
- a CDS encoding glycoside hydrolase family 97 catalytic domain-containing protein, translated as MRILIQDRNSNPIDNGVLPVTHALPEIAVDVIHGDRRAILTSNAERPTLVWEVAGERIATVALGVDVDGADLGIGARIVSSVENSVREEWTAAFGKSTGVQSAVHAETTVVLRTGEREWAVVIRVAADGFAFRYRLPDDARVLGDEHTLVGVAPESRSWVLEYQTWYETPRFGSDLADLVAGDYGFPLLLEVAPERFLLLSESDIDGRTSGAHVAFDGETFRIVAADPLIAVASGHLTPWRVGIAGTTAEIIASTLVDELAPAAAADAFVARPGRAAWSWWSSQYSGAYLEVQKRFTDFAAEQGWEHVLVDCGWDAAWVPELVSYASAHGIQVHLWSSWSDLDGEESLRKLELWRSWGVAGIKVDFMESEAQERYRWYDAIIGESARVGLAVNFHGSVIPRGWARTHPHVVSYEGIRGAEYYVFYGNPLSAAHNVIQPFTRNVVGSMDYTPVTFSAPERETSDAHELALGVVYESGITHFADDPDQYRARPLAARFLAELAPTWHEVRLLDGHPDTHATLARRHEDRWFVGCIGAAQSETVVSFDPSILVDGPADVWIVRDGDAGLIDERRTDAAGVIEVSLSARGGFVAIVVPAGTAVHRAESRVALTPPTHDGGLRVLTGDRVVIETDADGIRLPLGWTAVREGDHAWSVAPTAPVAPGTLVVVTLEKPGHDRVPVTSHVRIVAPFDGGPHDVSALAFVSARNAIGPVERGLANGGGDPRDGAVLTVCGEVFAEGLGVAQESSIVFAIPGPLRRLTGSVAVDDETPSADAHAEIVLDGEVAARFALAGGSAPTTFEIDVTGITTLELRTSPGAAEETHVDWLTLRLAD; from the coding sequence ATGCGTATTCTCATCCAAGACCGCAACTCGAACCCGATCGACAACGGAGTCCTTCCCGTGACGCATGCCCTTCCCGAGATCGCCGTGGACGTCATCCACGGCGATCGCCGCGCCATCCTCACCTCGAACGCCGAGCGCCCGACGCTCGTGTGGGAGGTCGCCGGCGAGCGCATCGCGACGGTGGCGCTCGGCGTCGACGTCGACGGTGCCGACCTCGGCATCGGTGCCCGGATCGTCTCATCCGTCGAGAACAGCGTGCGCGAGGAATGGACGGCGGCGTTCGGGAAGTCGACGGGCGTGCAGAGCGCCGTGCACGCCGAGACCACGGTGGTGCTGCGCACGGGGGAGCGGGAGTGGGCGGTCGTGATCCGCGTCGCGGCAGACGGTTTCGCCTTCCGCTACCGCCTCCCTGACGACGCCCGCGTGCTGGGCGATGAGCACACGCTGGTCGGAGTCGCCCCGGAGTCCCGTTCCTGGGTGCTCGAGTACCAGACCTGGTACGAGACGCCTCGGTTCGGTTCCGACCTCGCAGACCTCGTCGCCGGGGACTACGGGTTCCCGCTGCTGCTGGAGGTCGCCCCCGAGCGGTTCCTGCTCCTCTCGGAGTCGGACATCGACGGACGCACCTCGGGTGCGCACGTCGCGTTCGACGGCGAAACCTTCCGGATCGTCGCCGCCGACCCTCTGATCGCCGTCGCGAGCGGGCACCTGACCCCGTGGCGCGTGGGTATCGCGGGAACGACGGCCGAGATCATCGCCTCGACCCTGGTCGACGAGCTCGCCCCCGCTGCCGCCGCCGATGCGTTCGTCGCCCGCCCGGGGCGCGCCGCGTGGTCATGGTGGTCGAGCCAGTACTCGGGTGCGTATCTCGAGGTGCAGAAACGATTCACGGACTTCGCCGCCGAGCAGGGCTGGGAGCATGTGCTGGTCGACTGCGGGTGGGATGCCGCATGGGTGCCCGAGCTCGTCTCCTACGCGAGTGCGCACGGCATCCAGGTGCACCTGTGGAGCTCGTGGAGCGACCTCGACGGCGAGGAGAGCCTGCGCAAGCTGGAGCTGTGGCGCTCGTGGGGTGTCGCGGGGATCAAGGTCGACTTCATGGAGTCCGAGGCGCAGGAGCGCTACCGCTGGTACGACGCGATCATCGGCGAGTCCGCGCGGGTGGGACTCGCCGTCAACTTCCACGGCTCCGTGATCCCCCGCGGCTGGGCCCGCACGCATCCGCACGTCGTCAGCTACGAGGGCATCCGCGGCGCGGAGTACTACGTCTTCTACGGCAATCCGCTCTCGGCAGCGCACAACGTCATCCAGCCCTTCACGCGCAACGTGGTCGGGTCGATGGACTACACGCCGGTCACCTTCAGCGCCCCGGAACGCGAGACGAGCGACGCCCACGAACTCGCCCTCGGCGTCGTCTACGAGAGCGGCATCACGCACTTCGCCGACGATCCCGATCAGTACCGTGCGCGTCCGCTCGCCGCGCGGTTCCTCGCCGAGCTGGCACCGACGTGGCACGAGGTGCGGTTGCTCGACGGGCACCCCGACACGCACGCCACCCTCGCCCGACGGCACGAGGACCGCTGGTTCGTCGGCTGCATCGGGGCCGCGCAGAGCGAGACCGTGGTCTCGTTCGACCCGAGCATCCTGGTCGACGGCCCGGCCGACGTCTGGATCGTCCGTGATGGCGACGCCGGATTGATCGACGAGCGTCGGACGGATGCCGCAGGGGTCATCGAGGTCTCGCTGTCCGCCCGCGGCGGTTTCGTCGCGATCGTGGTCCCCGCGGGGACGGCGGTGCACCGTGCCGAAAGTCGAGTCGCGCTGACACCGCCCACGCACGACGGCGGACTCCGCGTCCTCACCGGAGACCGCGTCGTGATCGAGACCGACGCCGACGGCATCCGTCTTCCCCTCGGATGGACGGCGGTCCGCGAGGGCGACCACGCCTGGTCGGTGGCGCCCACGGCGCCGGTGGCACCAGGCACCCTCGTCGTCGTCACGCTCGAGAAGCCCGGCCATGATCGGGTGCCGGTGACGTCGCATGTGCGGATCGTTGCCCCGTTCGACGGCGGGCCGCACGACGTGTCGGCGCTCGCATTCGTCTCGGCGCGCAACGCGATCGGCCCGGTCGAGCGCGGTCTCGCGAACGGCGGAGGCGACCCCCGTGACGGCGCCGTGCTGACGGTGTGCGGCGAGGTCTTCGCCGAGGGGCTGGGCGTCGCGCAGGAGTCGTCGATCGTGTTCGCGATCCCCGGCCCCCTGCGTCGGCTGACCGGATCGGTCGCGGTCGACGACGAGACCCCGTCAGCCGACGCGCACGCCGAGATCGTGCTCGACGGCGAGGTGGCGGCGCGCTTCGCCCTCGCGGGCGGGAGCGCCCCGACGACCTTCGAGATCGATGTCACCGGCATCACCACCCTGGAACTCCGCACCTCCCCCGGTGCGGCCGAGGAGACGCACGTCGACTGGCTCACGCTGCGACTCGCTGATTGA
- a CDS encoding ABC transporter substrate-binding protein, with translation MRRTTTASGVAALAAIALLAGCSSGTPTGGDAQGGDVTLTYGVWSQDETMQSLIDAFEKENPGITVDLQVNPWNDFWTKLQVGAQGGTAPDAFWMLGDRFQVYAANDQLLPLSDAIEDAGVDLGVYPDALVDLFTLNDELYGLPKDFDTVGLWYNKELFDAAGVDYPTADWTWDDVSTAAAALTDADAGVYGIAAPLNRQEGFYNTVAQAGGYIIEDGASGYDDPKTQEGIQFWTDLVAAGSSPTLEQFADTEAVAQFENGSVAMYYGGSFYAQRFYENADLRAKIDVTVLPQGTERATVINGIQNVGYAGTKHPEELKKFLLFLGGKEAAEIQADTGAVIPAYEGTQQAWVDSMPELNLQAFIDEVPYGVVYPVSADTAAWNALEDEYLPAAWNGTDSVKAVADKLAAAMNDALAKEE, from the coding sequence ATGCGCAGAACGACCACAGCATCCGGTGTGGCAGCTCTCGCTGCCATCGCCCTGCTCGCCGGATGCTCTTCCGGCACCCCGACGGGCGGCGACGCGCAGGGAGGCGATGTGACCCTGACGTACGGGGTCTGGAGCCAGGACGAGACGATGCAGTCCCTGATCGACGCCTTCGAGAAGGAGAACCCGGGCATCACCGTCGACCTGCAGGTCAACCCGTGGAACGACTTCTGGACCAAGCTGCAGGTCGGCGCGCAGGGCGGCACCGCCCCCGACGCCTTCTGGATGCTGGGTGACCGGTTCCAGGTGTACGCCGCGAACGACCAGCTGCTCCCGCTGAGCGATGCGATCGAGGATGCCGGTGTCGACCTGGGCGTCTACCCCGACGCGCTGGTCGATCTGTTCACACTGAACGATGAGCTGTACGGCCTCCCGAAGGACTTCGACACGGTCGGGCTCTGGTACAACAAGGAGCTCTTCGACGCCGCCGGTGTCGACTACCCGACCGCGGATTGGACCTGGGATGACGTCAGCACGGCGGCCGCGGCGCTGACCGATGCGGATGCCGGTGTCTACGGCATCGCCGCCCCGCTGAACCGTCAGGAGGGCTTCTACAACACCGTCGCCCAGGCCGGCGGATACATCATCGAGGATGGAGCGTCGGGCTACGACGACCCGAAGACGCAGGAGGGCATCCAGTTCTGGACCGACCTCGTCGCCGCCGGCTCCTCGCCGACACTGGAGCAGTTCGCCGACACCGAGGCCGTGGCCCAGTTCGAGAACGGCAGCGTCGCGATGTACTACGGCGGCTCGTTCTACGCGCAGCGCTTCTACGAGAACGCTGACCTGCGCGCGAAGATCGACGTCACCGTGCTGCCTCAGGGCACCGAGCGCGCGACCGTGATCAACGGCATCCAGAACGTCGGATACGCCGGCACCAAGCACCCGGAGGAGCTGAAGAAGTTCCTGCTGTTCCTCGGCGGCAAGGAGGCGGCGGAGATCCAGGCCGACACCGGCGCCGTGATCCCCGCCTACGAAGGAACGCAGCAGGCGTGGGTCGACTCGATGCCCGAGCTCAACCTGCAGGCGTTCATCGACGAGGTGCCCTACGGTGTCGTGTACCCCGTGTCCGCCGACACCGCGGCCTGGAACGCGCTCGAAGACGAGTACCTCCCGGCCGCATGGAACGGCACCGACAGCGTCAAGGCGGTCGCCGACAAGCTCGCCGCCGCCATGAACGACGCGCTCGCGAAGGAAGAATGA
- a CDS encoding carbohydrate ABC transporter permease, whose protein sequence is MSTLTTGRGAAERSARTTRSRSRLRRNAPGLAFIAPALVGLLALYIVPLLTTIYLSFTKTKPFGGETFTGIDNYARLVADPQFWSALGNSAVYTAIVLIGIPISIVLATLIHAVRRGKNIYRVLFFLPIVTLPVAVGMVWRYIFNGEFGLLNQALGVIGIDGPSWVADPSVAIFAVAIVGIWMSLGTSIIILGAGLQGVPPELIEASSLDGAGPVRQFFAVTLPLLSPSIFFVSVLSVISSLQMFDLIYVMLVRGSQAETASQTIVYYFFQQTFLRFDRGYGAAIAIVLLLVIMLVTALQFRLQRKAVFYG, encoded by the coding sequence ATGAGCACTCTCACGACCGGGCGGGGCGCTGCAGAGCGCTCCGCCCGCACCACCCGCTCCCGCAGCCGACTTCGGCGCAACGCCCCGGGGCTGGCCTTCATCGCGCCCGCCCTGGTGGGCCTGCTCGCGCTGTACATCGTGCCACTGCTGACCACGATCTATCTCAGCTTCACCAAGACCAAGCCCTTCGGCGGCGAGACCTTCACCGGGATCGACAACTACGCCCGGCTCGTCGCCGATCCGCAGTTCTGGTCGGCTCTCGGCAACAGTGCGGTGTACACCGCCATCGTGCTCATCGGCATCCCGATCAGCATCGTCCTCGCGACCCTCATCCACGCCGTGCGGCGGGGCAAGAACATCTACCGCGTGCTCTTCTTCCTCCCGATCGTCACGCTTCCCGTCGCGGTGGGGATGGTGTGGCGCTACATCTTCAACGGCGAGTTCGGGCTGCTCAACCAGGCGCTCGGAGTCATCGGCATCGACGGACCGAGCTGGGTCGCCGATCCGAGCGTCGCGATCTTCGCCGTCGCGATCGTCGGCATCTGGATGAGCCTCGGGACCAGCATCATCATCCTCGGCGCCGGTCTGCAGGGTGTCCCTCCCGAGCTGATCGAGGCATCGTCCCTGGACGGCGCGGGCCCGGTCCGCCAGTTCTTCGCGGTGACGCTGCCTCTTCTCTCTCCGAGCATCTTCTTCGTCTCCGTGCTCTCGGTGATCTCGTCGCTGCAGATGTTCGACCTCATCTATGTGATGCTCGTCCGTGGATCGCAGGCCGAGACGGCATCCCAGACGATCGTCTACTACTTCTTCCAGCAGACCTTCCTGCGCTTCGACCGCGGCTACGGCGCCGCGATCGCGATCGTCCTGCTGCTGGTCATCATGCTCGTCACGGCCCTGCAGTTCCGACTGCAGAGGAAGGCGGTGTTCTATGGCTGA
- a CDS encoding carbohydrate ABC transporter permease has translation MAETATLVAPHSAPGSHGARPAGRRRRRSQWPLHLVLIVCASLMVLPFVWQLLTAFKSVAESRAVPPVLFPEVLDFGAFERFFATVPFGSMLGVSVLSLLLRVAGQLLICTLAAYGFARFRFPGRDALFLLFLVMLMAPSQLFLIAQFDLMKAFGLLNTVPAIAIPGIFSAFGTFLLRQAFLALPSDYEEAARLDGANAFQVFWRVMLPMVGPTVAALAVLTSLYSWNDLLWPLIVTSSPDTMTLPVGLANLQGQYGTDYPTLMAGSFIASLPLVVIFIALQRQFFAGIASSGLKG, from the coding sequence ATGGCTGAGACCGCCACTCTGGTCGCTCCCCACTCCGCGCCCGGTTCGCACGGGGCCCGACCGGCGGGACGCCGTCGCCGCCGCTCGCAGTGGCCGCTGCACCTCGTGCTCATCGTGTGCGCCTCGCTCATGGTGCTGCCCTTCGTCTGGCAGCTGCTGACGGCGTTCAAGTCGGTGGCGGAGTCGCGCGCCGTGCCGCCGGTGCTGTTCCCCGAAGTCCTCGACTTCGGAGCGTTCGAGCGCTTCTTCGCGACGGTCCCCTTCGGCAGCATGCTCGGCGTATCGGTGCTCTCGCTGCTGTTGCGCGTGGCCGGTCAGCTGCTGATCTGCACGCTCGCCGCCTACGGGTTCGCGCGCTTCCGCTTCCCCGGTCGCGACGCGCTGTTCCTCTTGTTCCTCGTCATGCTGATGGCGCCGAGCCAGCTGTTCCTGATCGCCCAGTTCGACCTGATGAAGGCGTTCGGGCTGCTGAACACCGTGCCGGCGATCGCGATTCCGGGGATCTTCTCGGCGTTCGGCACCTTCCTGCTGCGGCAGGCGTTCCTGGCATTGCCGAGCGACTATGAAGAGGCGGCCAGGCTCGACGGGGCGAACGCTTTCCAGGTCTTCTGGCGCGTGATGCTGCCGATGGTGGGCCCGACCGTCGCGGCGCTGGCCGTGCTCACGTCGCTCTACTCTTGGAACGACCTGCTCTGGCCGCTCATCGTCACCTCGTCGCCCGACACCATGACGCTCCCGGTCGGTCTCGCCAATCTCCAGGGCCAGTACGGCACCGACTACCCGACGTTGATGGCGGGGTCGTTCATCGCCTCCCTGCCCCTCGTCGTGATCTTCATCGCCCTGCAGAGGCAGTTCTTTGCGGGCATCGCCTCCAGTGGTCTGAAAGGCTGA
- a CDS encoding ROK family transcriptional regulator, with translation MNRIPVTSPASVAVFRRILTHGPLGRVDISRATGLSQAAVTKAVTPLIGAGFVVETDDPRAAPTIGRPISPLAVARDRAHIIGIKITAERTYGVLTDLGASVLARTDEVNRSSAVDHVIEAVRAVVDTLSAASPTPVDGIGVAVSGDVDRESGIVRDSPLLGWHGVPLAHILEESIGIPTILENDVRALTTTEVLFGSGRDADSFAVVTIGTGIGCGLYLNGKVVQGAHGVAGEIGHLPLGPVDAVCSCGRRGCVEAVASTAAILNDIRAGHDDPSLTVEDAFALAHADDAVARAAFERAGGVIGSALAALVNLTGPELVVIAGENVTEYGLYEDRLRETFAEHAFGAASDCAIVLRPHVFDDWARGAAACVIEDIASGIATGR, from the coding sequence GTGAATCGCATACCGGTGACCTCGCCCGCTTCCGTGGCGGTCTTCCGTCGCATCCTCACGCACGGCCCACTCGGACGCGTCGACATCTCGCGCGCCACGGGGCTCTCGCAGGCAGCCGTGACGAAGGCGGTGACTCCGCTGATCGGCGCCGGGTTCGTCGTCGAGACCGACGATCCGCGCGCGGCGCCGACGATCGGTCGTCCGATCAGCCCGCTCGCGGTCGCCCGTGATCGCGCCCACATCATCGGGATCAAGATCACCGCCGAGCGCACGTACGGCGTGTTGACCGACCTCGGTGCGAGCGTGCTCGCACGCACCGACGAGGTCAACCGCAGCTCGGCGGTCGACCATGTCATCGAGGCGGTGCGCGCCGTGGTCGACACTCTGAGCGCGGCCTCTCCCACGCCGGTCGACGGCATCGGCGTCGCCGTGTCGGGCGACGTGGATCGCGAGAGCGGGATCGTGCGCGACTCGCCGCTGCTCGGATGGCACGGCGTGCCGCTCGCGCACATCCTCGAGGAGTCGATCGGTATCCCGACGATCCTCGAGAACGACGTACGCGCCCTGACCACCACCGAGGTGCTGTTCGGGTCCGGCCGGGATGCCGACTCGTTCGCCGTCGTCACCATCGGCACGGGTATCGGCTGCGGACTCTACCTGAACGGCAAGGTCGTCCAGGGGGCGCACGGTGTCGCCGGAGAGATCGGTCACCTGCCGCTCGGCCCGGTGGACGCGGTCTGCAGCTGCGGTCGGCGCGGATGCGTCGAGGCGGTCGCATCCACCGCCGCGATCCTGAACGACATCCGTGCGGGGCACGACGACCCCTCGCTGACCGTCGAGGACGCCTTCGCGCTCGCACACGCCGACGACGCGGTCGCCCGAGCCGCCTTCGAACGCGCGGGCGGGGTGATCGGATCCGCACTGGCGGCGCTGGTGAACCTCACCGGCCCTGAGCTCGTCGTCATCGCGGGCGAGAACGTCACCGAGTACGGTCTCTACGAAGACCGGTTGCGCGAGACCTTCGCCGAGCACGCCTTCGGTGCCGCGAGCGACTGTGCGATCGTGCTGCGTCCGCATGTGTTCGACGACTGGGCGCGCGGTGCGGCGGCCTGTGTGATCGAGGACATCGCGAGCGGGATCGCGACCGGGCGGTAG
- a CDS encoding SGNH/GDSL hydrolase family protein: protein MPNAESPASAASDLRRLADALAGAEPLNWVITGDSITHGLVHTQGGRSYPEHLHELIRGELGRVRDIVINSAISGHRIVDILGDWERRVSSWRPDVVTLMIGTNDMSTGGVWPIISADDYAASLHEFVSRVRALGAVPVLQTPPSIDALNAPERARVVEFADAVRAVAARDDVILVDQLARFTELGGGRVPWGLMDDPFHPNATGHAALAVELAKALGIRPEPLRSRTLGRLEGLVEAAGARG from the coding sequence GTGCCGAACGCCGAATCCCCCGCCTCCGCCGCATCCGATCTTCGCCGGCTCGCCGACGCTCTCGCGGGCGCGGAGCCGCTCAACTGGGTCATCACCGGCGACTCGATCACGCACGGCCTCGTGCACACGCAGGGCGGGCGCAGCTACCCGGAGCACCTGCACGAGCTGATCCGCGGGGAGCTCGGACGCGTGCGCGACATCGTCATCAACTCGGCCATCAGCGGTCACCGCATCGTCGACATCCTGGGCGACTGGGAGCGACGGGTCTCGTCGTGGCGACCCGACGTGGTGACCCTCATGATCGGCACCAACGACATGTCGACGGGCGGCGTGTGGCCGATCATCTCGGCCGACGACTACGCGGCGTCGCTGCACGAGTTCGTCTCGCGGGTGCGGGCGCTCGGCGCCGTCCCGGTGCTGCAGACCCCTCCGTCGATCGACGCCCTGAACGCCCCGGAGCGCGCCCGCGTCGTCGAGTTCGCCGACGCCGTGCGCGCAGTCGCCGCACGTGACGACGTGATCCTGGTCGACCAGCTCGCCCGCTTCACCGAGCTCGGCGGCGGCCGGGTGCCCTGGGGCCTGATGGACGACCCCTTCCACCCCAACGCCACAGGCCACGCCGCCCTCGCCGTCGAGCTCGCGAAAGCCCTCGGCATCCGCCCCGAGCCGCTGCGCTCGCGCACCCTCGGCCGTCTCGAAGGCCTGGTCGAGGCGGCGGGCGCCCGGGGCTGA
- a CDS encoding cytochrome C5, whose product MTSPVLDALLARIVESGLLDEPVAENGLVYGRASIDAAGTVVTVNVDPELEDHGDDVDLDALLEAISRILSVNETTWRAVIDEVVADIEDAVDDEPVIEQVELRDDLEATSAVVFADAVLLAFDAPRQFPDSRILVQLDEDLEVSGIEVRDRDGVETVEFDSLDDLLDHISGVDED is encoded by the coding sequence ATGACTTCGCCTGTGCTCGACGCCCTTCTCGCCCGCATCGTCGAGAGCGGCCTGCTCGACGAACCCGTGGCCGAGAACGGTCTGGTCTACGGCCGGGCGAGCATCGACGCCGCGGGCACCGTGGTGACGGTGAACGTCGACCCCGAACTGGAGGACCACGGTGACGACGTCGACCTCGACGCACTGCTCGAGGCGATCTCCCGCATCCTCTCGGTGAACGAGACGACCTGGCGGGCGGTGATCGACGAGGTCGTCGCCGACATCGAGGACGCGGTGGACGACGAGCCGGTGATCGAGCAGGTCGAACTGCGCGATGACCTGGAGGCGACGTCCGCCGTCGTGTTCGCTGACGCCGTGCTGCTGGCCTTCGACGCCCCGCGCCAGTTCCCCGACTCGCGGATCCTGGTGCAGCTGGATGAGGACCTCGAGGTCTCCGGCATCGAGGTCAGGGACCGTGACGGCGTGGAGACCGTCGAGTTCGATTCGCTCGACGATCTCCTCGACCACATCAGCGGTGTCGACGAGGACTGA